The candidate division WOR-3 bacterium genome has a segment encoding these proteins:
- a CDS encoding PrsW family glutamic-type intramembrane protease, producing MLVLSLLVALAPVLFLIWYFNHRDKYEPEPKKKILKIFAIGALMVIPAALAELLLINLVGRITGGLLNILIISFFVIAPIEEILKFLAVRKWIYRSLEFNEVMDGIVYAVSASLGFAALENILYVLPLGLSTGLVRAFLAVPGHACFGALMGYYIGRAKFNPAKESRLMTKGIIYAILSHGLYDFLLLTRSSFSSFVVLLLVALFLWIRIQLRKAEIDSRIRTAQTEGIEAGKSK from the coding sequence ATGCTGGTCTTGTCCCTCCTCGTCGCTCTTGCACCGGTTCTCTTCTTGATCTGGTATTTCAACCACCGCGATAAGTACGAACCAGAACCAAAGAAGAAAATCCTGAAGATCTTCGCTATCGGTGCCCTGATGGTCATTCCGGCAGCACTCGCGGAATTATTACTGATAAACCTTGTTGGCAGAATTACCGGGGGGTTACTCAATATTCTGATCATTTCTTTCTTCGTCATTGCACCGATAGAGGAAATTCTGAAATTTTTGGCCGTCCGGAAGTGGATCTACCGATCTCTTGAATTCAATGAAGTCATGGATGGTATTGTATATGCCGTTTCTGCATCACTGGGTTTTGCAGCGCTCGAAAACATCCTCTACGTACTTCCCCTCGGGCTTTCAACGGGCCTCGTTCGAGCATTCCTTGCCGTGCCCGGCCACGCATGCTTCGGTGCCCTCATGGGCTATTATATCGGCAGGGCAAAATTCAATCCTGCAAAGGAATCTCGATTAATGACCAAGGGAATAATCTATGCGATATTGAGTCACGGTCTGTATGATTTCCTCCTGCTTACGAGGAGTTCTTTTTCCTCCTTCGTTGTCCTGTTGCTCGTAGCTTTATTCCTGTGGATAAGAATACAATTACGGAAGGCGGAGATCGATAGCCGCATAAGAACAGCCCAAACCGAAGGTATAGAGGCCGGAAAATCAAAGTGA
- a CDS encoding DUF2273 domain-containing protein codes for MIKMNKAILGAIAAGIIGIFFATVGFLRTIMILFFITLGYLIGSYFETRMKE; via the coding sequence ATGATAAAAATGAATAAAGCGATCCTGGGTGCAATTGCCGCGGGAATAATCGGTATATTTTTTGCCACGGTCGGTTTCCTGCGCACAATAATGATTTTGTTTTTCATTACACTCGGATATCTTATCGGCTCGTATTTTGAAACACGAATGAAAGAATAG